The genomic window GCAACACCTCGATGGTCATAACCTTGATGAACACGGTAAGAAATAGCACGGTCGTTAAATAAAGAAGCGTAAACATGTTTGATCGCTATCATCACAGCGTCAAAACCACGTACGTTTAAGAAAGTTTCTTGTTGTCCCGCAAAAGAAGCATCGGGCATATCTTCTGCCGTTGCTGAAGAACGAACAGCAAATGAAGCATCGTCAGCAAAACCATCGGCTAAGGTGGTGTAGGCTTTTGCTATATCTTGCTGCATTTCAGGTAGAAATGGTGTTTCTATGATCCAATTACGGATTGTTTCACCTGATTTTGATAATGCGGCTAGGTCATCAACATCTAAATTATCAAGCAACTGATATATTTTGTCGTTGATGCCACTTTGTTCTAAGAATTCATTAAATGCGAAGGAAGTCGTAGCAAAACCACCTGGGACTTGCACGCCTACGTTTGAAAGGTTTGAGATCATTTCACCAAGTGATGCATTTTTTCCGCCAACGCGGTCAACATCATTCATTCCTAAAACTTCATACCAAAGTACATTTTCTTGCACGACATCTTCTCCAAAAAAAAAGAAACAAAAATAAATAGATTTATGAGTTATATCAGTATATTTATAGCTTAAGACATTTTACACTGCGAACTTTATAAACTGAAATGTTATTTGAAACATTTCAGTATAAGTTACAGTTATACCCATTTGATTAATTGAATGACCTAGTTTTTATCAGAAAAATGGGTAAATACCCTGTATAAAATTTATTAAGTCATTAAGCTACTTATTAATTTTATCTGGCAGTAGTCATTTATTTTAACTATAAAAAATCTTAGTTAATTTTATTCGCTGGGTATTAAAGATAATAAAGAGGTTTTTAAATGCGCGCTGCTTTTTATATTTCTGATGGCACAGCCATTACATCAGAGGTTTTTGGTCATGCTTTGTTGTCACTTTTCCCAATGGAATTTGATCACGACACTATCTCATTTGTTGAAACTGTTGAAAAAGCAGAAGCAGCAAAAATAAAAATTAATAAAGCCGCTAAACGTACCGGTATGCCACCGTTAGTTTTTCATACCTTTGTTAATAACGACATTAGAAAAATTATTGATAGTTGTGATGGCGTTATTTATAACTTCCTAGAGCATTTTGTCGCGCCACTTGAGAAAGAACTGCAACTAGACGCTAAGCCTACCGCTCATCGCACGCACAGTATTCACGAAAATAGTTATGATTACCGTATTGATGCGGTTAATTATTCACTGGCTAATGATGACGGTTCAAATGTTACCAATTATGAGCATGCCGACGTTATTCTCGTCGGTGTATCGCGCTCGGGTAAAACACCAACCTCGTTATACCTCGCACTACAATATGGTATTAAAGCGGCGAACTACCCTTTTACTGATGATGATATGGACGACCTGACTTTACCTGACTTTTTAAAACCTCATAAAAAGAAACTGTTTGGCTTAACTATCGACGCGCAACGCTTAATTGATATTCGCGGTGAAAGATTAGCGAACAGTAAATACTCATCAGCACGACAGTGTCGAATGGAAGTTAGAGAAGTGGAAAAACTGTATAAAAAAGAAAAAATTCCCTTCCTTAACAGCACAAAGTTTTCCGTAGAAGAAATATCAGCAAAAATCCTAAATGAAACAGGCTTACAACGCTATAAATATTAACTTAGTTCAAATTAATCTTTCAAAATACAGAAAGCATTTCACATAAGCCGCTAATTTGGTTATGTTAGCGCGATAAATTATATTGCGCTGGCTTTTTTATTGCGCATTAACGCCTTCAAATAAAAAAATTAGATTACCATGACTATTAAAACGGATGAATTTAGAACCACGCTAATTGAAAACCTTGTTTCTCCTGAAGAATTAGCACAGCAAATCCCACTAGATGATGAAACAGCGAGTTTTATCATCCAAAGCAGAAAAGACATTGAAGCGATTATCACCGGTGACGACGACCGTTTACTGGTCATTATTGGCCCGTGTTCAATTCATGACACCACTGCTGCTGTTGATTACGCAGAGAAACTTAAAGTATTACATGATAAGTACCGAGATGATTTATTGATTGTCATGCGTGTTTATTTTGAAAAGCCTCGTACAACGGTTGGCTGGAAAGGCTTGATCAGTGACCCTGATTTAGATAAATCTTTTCATGTAGCCAAAGGCTTAAACCTAGCTCGCTCATTATTAATGGATATTAATAAACTCGGTTTACCTGCGGGCACTGAATTTTTAGATATGGTGACCGGCCAATATATTTCAGACTTAATAAGCTGGGGAGCTATTGGTGCTAGAACAACTGAAAGCCAAGTTCACCGAGAATTAGCTTCAGCACTTTCATGTCCGGTAGGTTTTAAAAATGGCACTGACGGAAATGTACAGATTGCTGTTGACGCCATCAATGCCTCAAGTGTGCCTCATGTTTTATACTCACCTAATAAAAGTGGTCAAATGTGTATTTATCAAACGCATGGTAACCCATTTGCTCATGTTATTTTACGTGGCGGTAAAGAGCCGAACTATCACGCAGAAAACATTAGTAAGACCGGTGAAGTATTAGCTAAAGCTGGCTTAGAAAATCGTATTATGATCGATTGTAGCCATGGTAATAGTTTTAAAGACCATAACAAACAAATTGACGTTGCTCGCTCTTTAAGAGCTCAAATGGAGCAAGGTGACAAGGCTATATTTGGTGTCATGGTTGAAAGCTTCTTAGTTGAGGGTAATCAAAAAGTCGTTGATGTTAACAAACTCACCTACGGACAAAGTATCACTGATGCCTGTATTAACTTAGACACCAGTGTCAGTTTGTTAGATGAGTTATCGGCGGCTGTTCAAGCTAAACGTTCAACTCAACGTTAAATTTGTCTATAAGGTATATTTCAACGCTTAAATAAAAAAGCCGCTGAGGATAACTCCCCAGCGGCTTTTTTATATTCAACAAAATTTATCTAAATGAAACGAAACCAAACACCGTAACGTAAAGTGTTTGGTTAGCTCCGTTTGTTGCTAATGCTCAACCAATTCTTTCTTTTGAATATAACTGAGTACTAATTTATCTTTTTTGACACCAACTTTCGCCACGCCACCGTGTGTTAGATCACCAAACAATAATTCATTAGCTAATGGTTTCTTTAAGTGCTCTTGTATTAGACGTGACATAGGTCGAGCGCCCATCGATTTATCATAACCGTTAACAGCCAACCATTTTCTAGCGTCTTTCGTTAATTCTAATGAAACGCCTTTTTGATCAAGTAGTGCTTGTAGTTCAACAATAAATTTATCAACCACTTGTTGAATAACAACTTCATCTAAATGGTTGAACCAGACAATATTGTCTAAACGATTTCTAAATTCAGGTGAGAAGGTTTTATTAATTTCACCCATTGCATCAATTGACTGATCTTGTTGTTTAAAACCAATAGATTGGCGAGTTATTTCATGAGCTCCCGCATTGGTTGTTAACACTAAAACAATATTTCTAAAATCAGCTTTACGACCGTTATTATCAGTTAATGTTCCGTGGTCCATGACCTGCAATAAAATGTTATAAACATCTTCATGCGCTTTTTCAATCTCATCTAACAAGACCACAGAATGAGGGTGCTTAATAACTGCATCCGTTAATAAACCGCCTTGCTCATAACCCACATAACCTGGAGGAGCACCTATTAAGCGGCTTACCGCATGTTTCTCCATGTACTCTGACATGTCGTAGCGTAATAGTTCGACACCTAAAGATTTAGCCAATTGTTGTGTTACTTCTGTTTTACCCACCCCAGTTGGCCCGGCAAATAAGAACGAACCAACAGGTTTGTGTTCATTGCCTAAACCAGCACGAGATAAGCGAATTACTGAAGTCAGTTCATCAATAGCGTGATCTTGTCCAAAAACAACCATTTTCAAATTACGGTCTAATGTCTTAAGACTATCTTTTTCTGATGATGAAACTGACTTTTCAGGGATCCTCGCCATTTTGGCAACAATAGATTCTATATCACTGTCGTTAATTACTTTTTTACGCTTAGAAGCAGCAACTAGTTGTTGTTTTGCACCTGCTTCATCAATAACATCAATGGCTTTATCGGGAAGAAAACGCTCATTGATATATTTAGCTGACAATTGTGCGGCTGCACGCAAGGCTTTATTGGTATAACGAATACCGTG from Colwellia sp. PAMC 20917 includes these protein-coding regions:
- the ppsR gene encoding posphoenolpyruvate synthetase regulatory kinase/phosphorylase PpsR — protein: MRAAFYISDGTAITSEVFGHALLSLFPMEFDHDTISFVETVEKAEAAKIKINKAAKRTGMPPLVFHTFVNNDIRKIIDSCDGVIYNFLEHFVAPLEKELQLDAKPTAHRTHSIHENSYDYRIDAVNYSLANDDGSNVTNYEHADVILVGVSRSGKTPTSLYLALQYGIKAANYPFTDDDMDDLTLPDFLKPHKKKLFGLTIDAQRLIDIRGERLANSKYSSARQCRMEVREVEKLYKKEKIPFLNSTKFSVEEISAKILNETGLQRYKY
- a CDS encoding 3-deoxy-7-phosphoheptulonate synthase gives rise to the protein MTIKTDEFRTTLIENLVSPEELAQQIPLDDETASFIIQSRKDIEAIITGDDDRLLVIIGPCSIHDTTAAVDYAEKLKVLHDKYRDDLLIVMRVYFEKPRTTVGWKGLISDPDLDKSFHVAKGLNLARSLLMDINKLGLPAGTEFLDMVTGQYISDLISWGAIGARTTESQVHRELASALSCPVGFKNGTDGNVQIAVDAINASSVPHVLYSPNKSGQMCIYQTHGNPFAHVILRGGKEPNYHAENISKTGEVLAKAGLENRIMIDCSHGNSFKDHNKQIDVARSLRAQMEQGDKAIFGVMVESFLVEGNQKVVDVNKLTYGQSITDACINLDTSVSLLDELSAAVQAKRSTQR
- the clpA gene encoding ATP-dependent Clp protease ATP-binding subunit ClpA; amino-acid sequence: MLNKDLEISLNMAFRQAKDSRHEFMTVEHLLLALLDNPSSIEALKACAADMGKIRKELLDFIAETTPVIPEGEIERETQPTLGFQRVLQRAVFHVQSSGKSEVNGSNVLVAIFSEQESQAAYFLKKSDISRLDIVNFISHGISKIEQTDSPQSTEEPHVEEPRTIENFATNLNEEARKGNIDPLIGRDSELERTLQVLSRRRKNNPLFVGEAGVGKTAIAEGLANLVISDDVPEFLAETTIYSLDMGALLAGTKYRGDFEKRFKGLLKELEEEGNAILFIDEIHTIIGAGAASGGMMDASNLIKPLLSSGKLRCMGSTTYQEYQSVFEKDRALARRFQKIDVVEPSVDDTTKILHGLKEKYESHHGIRYTNKALRAAAQLSAKYINERFLPDKAIDVIDEAGAKQQLVAASKRKKVINDSDIESIVAKMARIPEKSVSSSEKDSLKTLDRNLKMVVFGQDHAIDELTSVIRLSRAGLGNEHKPVGSFLFAGPTGVGKTEVTQQLAKSLGVELLRYDMSEYMEKHAVSRLIGAPPGYVGYEQGGLLTDAVIKHPHSVVLLDEIEKAHEDVYNILLQVMDHGTLTDNNGRKADFRNIVLVLTTNAGAHEITRQSIGFKQQDQSIDAMGEINKTFSPEFRNRLDNIVWFNHLDEVVIQQVVDKFIVELQALLDQKGVSLELTKDARKWLAVNGYDKSMGARPMSRLIQEHLKKPLANELLFGDLTHGGVAKVGVKKDKLVLSYIQKKELVEH